One window from the genome of Streptomyces sp. NBC_00287 encodes:
- a CDS encoding MerR family transcriptional regulator: MRIGELASRAGVSVRSVRYYEEQGLLTSTRSPSGQRHYTDGEVERVAFIQRLYAAGLSSRTIAELLPCVDAPSEENSDSALERMALERERLSTHIADLVRTRDTLDRLMATARAHREQLGTAAAS; encoded by the coding sequence GTGCGCATCGGGGAGCTCGCGTCACGGGCCGGAGTCAGTGTCCGGTCCGTGCGTTACTACGAGGAGCAGGGGCTGCTCACCAGCACCCGCAGTCCCAGCGGGCAGCGGCACTACACGGACGGCGAGGTCGAGCGGGTCGCGTTCATCCAGCGGTTGTACGCCGCGGGCCTGTCCAGCCGCACCATCGCCGAACTCCTGCCCTGCGTCGACGCGCCCAGCGAGGAGAACTCCGACTCTGCGCTGGAGCGGATGGCTCTGGAGCGCGAGCGGCTCTCCACACACATCGCCGACCTCGTGCGAACCAGGGACACGCTCGACCGGCTGATGGCCACGGCCCGGGCGCACCGGGAACAGCTGGGGACGGCCGCGGCCAGCTGA
- a CDS encoding alkene reductase yields the protein MTTLFTSYRLGGLTLPNRMVMAPMTRVRAAAGGLATPSMAIYYAQRATAGLIVSEGVQPSAIGQSSPGTPGLHTDEQVEAWRPVTAAVHANGGRIFAQLMHGGRVSHSDTTGLQPVGPSAVPAVGDVFTPTGLQPAPMPRALDTAEVPEHAQSYARAARRAVDAGFDGVELHGANGYLISQFLSSNANLRTDRYGGPIANRIRFAVEAAAATVEAVGGARTGIRLSPGGTFWGVEDTDVRELYTALLTELAPLGLAYVHLEATADEEVLVALRRAWPGTLVMNPVLPMGPKQTSRDDADRWLGLGADLISFGRAFLANPDLVERLRGGLPIAPVDEATYYQGGDAGYLTYSAHQYAA from the coding sequence ATGACGACCCTTTTCACCAGCTACCGGCTCGGCGGCCTCACGCTGCCCAACCGGATGGTCATGGCCCCGATGACCCGGGTCCGGGCCGCCGCCGGCGGCCTGGCGACGCCGTCGATGGCGATCTACTACGCCCAGCGGGCCACGGCCGGGCTGATCGTGAGCGAGGGGGTGCAGCCGAGCGCGATCGGGCAGTCCAGCCCGGGTACACCGGGACTGCACACCGACGAGCAGGTCGAGGCATGGCGCCCCGTGACCGCCGCCGTCCACGCCAACGGCGGACGGATCTTCGCCCAGCTCATGCACGGCGGCCGGGTCTCACATTCCGACACCACCGGCCTGCAGCCGGTCGGGCCCTCGGCCGTCCCCGCCGTCGGCGACGTGTTCACCCCGACCGGGCTCCAGCCCGCTCCGATGCCGCGCGCGCTGGACACCGCCGAAGTGCCCGAGCACGCACAGTCTTACGCCCGGGCCGCCCGCCGCGCCGTCGACGCGGGCTTCGACGGCGTGGAACTGCACGGCGCCAACGGCTACCTGATCTCGCAGTTCCTCTCGTCCAACGCCAACCTGCGCACGGACCGCTACGGAGGCCCGATCGCCAACCGGATCAGGTTCGCCGTCGAAGCGGCCGCCGCCACCGTCGAGGCCGTCGGCGGGGCCAGGACCGGCATCCGGCTCTCACCAGGCGGAACGTTCTGGGGAGTCGAGGACACCGACGTCCGCGAGCTCTACACCGCGCTGCTGACCGAACTGGCCCCCCTCGGGCTGGCATACGTGCACCTCGAAGCCACCGCCGACGAAGAGGTGCTCGTCGCCCTGCGCCGGGCGTGGCCGGGCACCCTCGTCATGAACCCCGTGCTTCCGATGGGACCGAAGCAGACCAGCCGGGACGACGCCGACCGCTGGCTCGGCCTGGGCGCCGATCTCATCAGCTTCGGCCGCGCCTTCCTCGCCAACCCCGACCTGGTCGAGCGGCTGCGGGGCGGGCTTCCGATCGCCCCCGTCGACGAGGCCACGTACTACCAGGGCGGTGACGCGGGCTACCTGACCTACTCGGCCCACCAGTACGCGGCTTGA